From the genome of Methylomonas sp. UP202, one region includes:
- a CDS encoding type I polyketide synthase: MASIEAPDYQQLVKNALVEIRRLKATIAELEQNREQADIAVIGAACRFPGGDRDAQDLDAFWQVLADGVDAVREAPEQRLSKAQFYDPNPDAAGKILSIQGGYLNDIDQFAAEFFYISPREADSLDPQQRLLLESHWRALEQAGIPPSSLMGSQTGLFAGICGNDYYHLLASRDYREIDSYMASGTAHSTAVGRLAFYLGTQGPAVAVDTACSSSLVAIHLACQSLRAGECRLALASGVNALLAPEFSINFSRAGMLSPDGRCKTFDDGADGYVRGEGCGVVVLKKLADAQRDGDKILAVIKGSATNQDGRSSGLTAPNGSAQRQVLKQALQAAGLKAEQVAYVEAHGTGTSLGDPIEIEALQAVYGSRRQTPLTIGSVKSNIGHLEGAAGIAGFIKTVLMLQHQKIPKQLHFQQPNRHVDWQSMNLTVSRQLADWPVEQGQPRIAGVSSFGFGGSNAHVLVAEAPKQAHEAAVCRHRRQLLTLSARTPLELRALAQAYSDYLSANPGLELADFCYTVNVRRDHFAYRLALPCTNMAEAVDGLRKLSEGQAGEERRMALLFTGQGAFNGPLLDVFADLPLFADDFAACEAAFDQQMGVSLRELLFTEQGAARLASTEYAQPALYCFQVALARTWLALGVEADYLLGHSVGEYAAACLAEVFSFEDGLALIKQRGRLMAALSEEGGMLAVLAEADKVGLALQDGGSSLCVAGYNGKTNTVVSGAKHELHRFSRYLEQQGIAYVALNVDRAFHSPLMAPMLREFAASAADIAYRSPTKNIISTLTGQLIGAEMANAEYWQKQISSPVLFSQALAELVANQVTGMLEVGPQNVLSKLVQREYPDGRVKAISSLDSRQADGGLLDTLAALYRGGMKIDWQAYYQDFKGRHLNVPAYPFSRQRYWFKAAPRTAEQAPALHPFLQNPFETADQPEKQVFSAVLQDSHLAFHRDHRYHGKLLLPAAHYLEMAVAALGGLPCRIAQVSYPAPLLFDEEQAVSLQLLLTADTDGYACAIYARCADDLPWQCHFSARIETLNQAAESMSPIPVFNQGLDVERYYRAMAERGIDFGPAYRLLDSLSAQDQQALGKIKAARRDNAYFLYPPMLDACFQVAGALLPQDQETYVQTSLVSLRYYRPIGRGDIHAHARLTGVEAGQWLFDIDVLAEDGETIARIQGLGLKRLPSNRQDGLFYKTQWQAVANPSDEINPEASAAWLAQIAQVPEQYWPQPPGIAENQVEVLEAEALNYVLKALQDLAFPYQVGEGFELAQCLRQLGVLPRYSKLLQRCLTVLSQAQYLSLEQEQWRVLKPLVAGPEQSSIAGGIEWQLLRQCGRALAGVLNGSIDFLPLLFPENSNISAATLYSQAEGFTILNRSAVQALDGWLALIPKGRKLRVLEIGAGTGGTTRHLLPLLAGRVDFEYLYTDLSSAFFSSAEANFAGYSQLKYQTLDIAKDPFSQGFAEHEFDLVIAANVVHATADLPQTLSHVRQLLNDHGVLLLLEGLRPRLWVDLIFGLTDGWWAFNDQRCQANYPLLDQDGWQGLLSETGFASTAFITAPLDATERLCRQSVILTQAARIRGRHWLIVDDSQGAADRLADYLNARGDRCTRIHYGQAFSQHADASWTVDPFQRRDFERVLEHWFEPEENGQYAVLVCSGLDGVIDETSDSRAVEKTLAIVCAGTLHLLQALGAASIGLQAFNVLTQGAQAVVDGDRPQAVMAALWGMVRVAAKEYPRLQCRLFDLQAGMDLDLPTCQLVCQTDAKAELQNAVRDGRLFVPRLVSCLPGGNQPLTIREQGVYLVTGAFGGMGFKLTQWLIESGAKRLILLARTAPSPAVKQALDQAAAGGVEIHIQAVDVSDYDALRRAVDVPGRQGLAGIFHSAGVFADCLLQDYDWQVFSSVFPAKVAGAWNLHRLSLELESSPDYFVLFSSSASVLAAGGLANYVAANAFVDALAAYRRRQNLPAHAINWGVWQDTGMAAAVNDIRRQQWQTMGVKPMAADTALAAMRTAIESDDANLAIIDIDFDRYAGNQDNDGYFQALLSRREQGQATKAASNGGESIVSLLRQNPDRQREVMLEHVSRLLGSVLGIAGDIDARRGFFELGMDSLTAMELRNRLQREFEPPLDATLTFKYPTLSALADYLLSLLVDTRPKQEEPSAEPVADAKNAINSEEPILSLDEQLADIDRFLEHF; the protein is encoded by the coding sequence ATGGCGAGTATCGAAGCCCCCGATTATCAGCAATTGGTCAAAAACGCTTTAGTCGAAATTCGAAGGCTAAAAGCCACTATCGCCGAATTGGAGCAAAACCGCGAACAGGCCGACATTGCCGTTATTGGCGCGGCGTGCCGTTTTCCGGGCGGCGATCGGGATGCCCAGGATTTGGATGCCTTTTGGCAGGTTTTGGCCGACGGCGTGGACGCCGTCAGAGAGGCGCCGGAGCAGCGTTTGAGCAAAGCGCAATTTTACGACCCCAATCCCGATGCCGCCGGTAAAATCCTGAGCATTCAAGGCGGATACCTCAACGATATCGATCAATTTGCCGCCGAGTTTTTTTATATTTCGCCGCGCGAAGCCGACAGTCTCGATCCGCAGCAACGCCTGTTGTTGGAAAGCCATTGGCGGGCGTTGGAACAGGCCGGCATTCCGCCTTCTTCGTTAATGGGCAGTCAAACCGGGTTGTTCGCCGGTATCTGCGGCAACGATTATTACCATCTGCTGGCCAGCCGTGACTATCGCGAAATCGACAGTTATATGGCGTCCGGTACCGCGCATAGCACCGCCGTCGGCCGCTTGGCCTTTTATTTGGGGACGCAAGGGCCGGCGGTGGCTGTCGATACCGCGTGTTCTTCGTCGTTGGTGGCAATTCACTTAGCTTGTCAAAGTCTGCGCGCCGGAGAATGCCGATTGGCCTTGGCCAGCGGCGTCAACGCCTTATTGGCGCCCGAATTCAGCATCAATTTTTCGCGAGCCGGCATGCTGTCGCCGGACGGGCGATGCAAAACCTTCGACGACGGCGCGGACGGTTATGTGCGCGGTGAAGGCTGCGGTGTCGTGGTCTTGAAAAAATTGGCCGATGCCCAGCGCGACGGCGACAAGATCTTGGCGGTGATCAAGGGTTCGGCCACCAACCAGGATGGACGCAGCAGCGGTTTGACCGCGCCCAACGGTAGCGCTCAGCGCCAAGTGCTGAAACAAGCCTTGCAAGCCGCCGGATTGAAAGCCGAACAAGTCGCTTATGTCGAAGCGCACGGTACCGGCACCAGCCTGGGCGATCCTATCGAGATCGAAGCCTTGCAGGCCGTTTACGGCAGCCGGCGGCAAACGCCGTTGACGATCGGTTCGGTGAAAAGCAACATCGGCCATCTGGAAGGGGCGGCCGGTATTGCCGGCTTTATCAAGACCGTGTTGATGCTGCAACACCAAAAAATTCCCAAGCAATTGCATTTTCAGCAGCCGAACCGGCACGTCGATTGGCAATCCATGAATCTGACGGTCAGCCGGCAATTGGCCGATTGGCCGGTCGAGCAGGGCCAGCCGAGGATTGCCGGCGTCAGTTCCTTCGGCTTTGGTGGGAGTAACGCGCACGTTTTGGTCGCCGAAGCGCCGAAACAGGCGCACGAGGCTGCCGTTTGCCGCCATCGCCGGCAGCTATTGACGCTGTCGGCGCGGACTCCGCTCGAATTGCGCGCGCTAGCACAGGCTTATAGCGACTATTTGTCGGCCAATCCGGGCTTGGAGCTGGCCGACTTTTGTTATACGGTCAATGTGCGGCGCGATCATTTCGCCTATCGGCTGGCCTTGCCGTGCACCAATATGGCCGAAGCGGTCGACGGTTTGCGTAAGCTTAGCGAAGGCCAAGCCGGCGAGGAAAGGCGCATGGCCTTGCTGTTCACCGGCCAGGGCGCGTTTAACGGCCCGCTTTTAGACGTGTTCGCCGATTTGCCGTTGTTTGCCGATGATTTCGCTGCCTGCGAAGCGGCATTCGATCAGCAAATGGGCGTTTCCTTGCGCGAATTGCTGTTTACCGAGCAGGGCGCGGCGCGGCTGGCATCGACGGAGTATGCCCAACCGGCCTTGTATTGTTTTCAAGTGGCTCTGGCTAGGACTTGGCTGGCCTTGGGCGTCGAAGCGGATTATTTGCTCGGCCATAGCGTCGGCGAATATGCCGCCGCTTGTTTGGCCGAGGTGTTCAGTTTCGAGGACGGCCTGGCGCTGATCAAACAGCGCGGCCGGCTGATGGCCGCGCTGAGCGAAGAGGGCGGCATGCTGGCCGTGTTGGCCGAGGCCGATAAAGTCGGTCTTGCCTTGCAAGATGGCGGCAGTAGCCTCTGCGTCGCCGGCTACAACGGCAAAACCAATACCGTGGTATCCGGCGCCAAACACGAACTGCACCGCTTCAGCCGTTATCTGGAGCAGCAAGGGATAGCTTATGTGGCCTTGAATGTCGATCGCGCCTTTCATTCGCCGCTGATGGCGCCGATGCTTCGGGAATTCGCGGCTAGTGCGGCCGACATCGCGTATCGGTCGCCGACTAAAAACATTATTTCCACGCTGACCGGTCAGTTAATCGGTGCGGAAATGGCGAATGCCGAGTATTGGCAGAAGCAGATCAGCAGCCCGGTCTTGTTTAGTCAGGCCCTAGCCGAGCTTGTCGCCAACCAGGTGACTGGGATGTTGGAAGTGGGGCCACAAAACGTGCTGAGCAAATTGGTACAGCGCGAATACCCGGATGGCCGGGTTAAGGCCATCAGTTCCCTCGATAGCCGGCAAGCCGACGGCGGTTTGCTGGATACGCTGGCGGCGCTTTATCGCGGCGGGATGAAGATCGATTGGCAGGCTTACTATCAGGATTTTAAAGGCCGTCATTTGAATGTGCCGGCTTATCCTTTCAGTAGGCAGCGTTACTGGTTTAAAGCCGCGCCGAGAACGGCCGAGCAAGCGCCGGCCTTGCATCCTTTTTTGCAAAACCCATTCGAAACCGCCGATCAGCCGGAAAAACAAGTCTTTAGCGCTGTTTTGCAAGACAGCCATCTGGCTTTCCACCGCGACCATCGTTACCACGGCAAGCTCTTGCTGCCCGCCGCCCATTATTTGGAAATGGCGGTTGCGGCATTGGGCGGTCTGCCTTGCCGTATAGCGCAGGTGAGTTATCCCGCGCCATTGCTATTCGACGAGGAGCAGGCGGTGAGCCTGCAATTATTACTGACGGCCGATACCGACGGCTACGCTTGCGCTATTTATGCGCGGTGTGCGGATGATTTACCCTGGCAATGCCATTTTAGCGCCAGGATAGAGACGCTGAATCAAGCGGCTGAATCGATGTCGCCTATCCCGGTATTCAACCAAGGTTTGGATGTCGAGCGCTATTACCGGGCCATGGCCGAGCGAGGCATCGATTTCGGTCCGGCTTACCGCTTACTGGACAGCCTGTCCGCGCAAGACCAGCAGGCGCTGGGCAAGATCAAAGCCGCCCGGCGAGACAATGCTTATTTTCTTTATCCGCCGATGCTGGATGCGTGTTTCCAAGTGGCGGGCGCTTTGCTGCCGCAGGACCAAGAAACCTATGTGCAAACGAGTCTGGTGTCGCTGAGGTATTACCGGCCGATTGGTCGGGGCGATATCCATGCGCACGCACGGTTAACGGGTGTCGAAGCCGGGCAATGGCTTTTCGATATCGATGTTCTGGCCGAAGACGGCGAGACTATCGCCCGCATACAAGGTTTGGGCTTAAAGCGATTGCCGTCCAATCGGCAAGACGGGCTTTTTTATAAAACTCAATGGCAAGCCGTCGCTAACCCGAGCGACGAGATAAACCCCGAGGCAAGCGCGGCTTGGCTGGCGCAAATTGCCCAAGTCCCCGAGCAATACTGGCCGCAGCCACCAGGCATAGCCGAAAACCAGGTTGAGGTTTTGGAAGCCGAGGCCTTGAATTATGTGCTGAAAGCCTTGCAGGATTTGGCGTTTCCGTACCAAGTGGGTGAAGGTTTCGAATTGGCGCAGTGCCTGCGGCAATTAGGGGTTTTACCGCGTTATTCGAAGTTGCTGCAGCGCTGTTTAACGGTGTTAAGCCAAGCGCAATATTTGAGTCTGGAACAGGAGCAATGGCGAGTGTTGAAACCGCTGGTCGCCGGGCCGGAACAGAGTTCGATAGCCGGCGGCATTGAATGGCAACTGCTCAGGCAATGCGGGCGGGCTTTGGCCGGCGTATTAAACGGCAGCATCGATTTTCTGCCGTTGCTGTTTCCGGAAAACAGCAACATTTCCGCCGCGACTTTATATAGCCAAGCGGAAGGTTTTACGATTTTGAACCGTAGCGCGGTTCAGGCCTTGGACGGCTGGTTGGCCTTAATCCCCAAAGGCCGCAAATTAAGGGTCTTGGAAATCGGCGCCGGTACCGGCGGTACGACGCGACATCTCTTGCCGCTGTTGGCCGGCAGGGTCGATTTCGAGTACCTGTATACCGATTTGTCGTCGGCTTTTTTTAGTTCGGCCGAAGCAAATTTCGCCGGCTATTCGCAGCTTAAGTATCAAACCTTGGACATCGCCAAAGACCCTTTCAGTCAAGGTTTTGCCGAACATGAGTTTGATTTGGTCATCGCCGCCAACGTCGTTCATGCCACCGCCGATTTACCGCAAACGCTGTCCCATGTCCGGCAATTGTTAAACGATCACGGCGTATTGCTGTTGTTGGAAGGTTTACGGCCCCGGTTATGGGTGGACTTGATTTTCGGGTTGACCGACGGTTGGTGGGCGTTCAACGATCAGCGGTGCCAGGCAAATTATCCGTTGTTGGATCAAGACGGCTGGCAGGGTTTATTGAGCGAAACTGGATTTGCGTCGACGGCCTTCATTACCGCGCCGTTAGACGCTACCGAACGCCTATGCCGGCAAAGCGTGATTTTGACTCAGGCGGCGCGAATCCGCGGCCGCCATTGGTTGATCGTCGACGATAGCCAAGGCGCGGCGGACCGGTTGGCGGATTATTTAAACGCGCGTGGCGATCGTTGTACCAGGATCCATTACGGCCAAGCGTTTTCCCAACACGCCGACGCTTCGTGGACCGTGGATCCATTCCAACGCCGGGATTTCGAGCGCGTGCTGGAACATTGGTTTGAGCCTGAAGAAAATGGCCAATATGCGGTGCTGGTTTGTTCGGGCCTGGACGGCGTTATCGACGAAACCAGCGACAGTCGGGCGGTGGAAAAAACGCTGGCTATCGTTTGCGCCGGCACTTTGCATTTGTTGCAGGCCTTAGGGGCGGCGTCTATCGGATTACAGGCTTTCAATGTGCTGACCCAAGGCGCGCAAGCGGTTGTCGATGGCGATAGGCCGCAAGCCGTGATGGCGGCCTTGTGGGGCATGGTCAGAGTCGCCGCCAAGGAATATCCGCGGCTTCAATGTCGCTTATTCGATTTGCAAGCAGGGATGGACTTGGATTTACCGACTTGCCAACTGGTTTGCCAAACCGATGCCAAGGCCGAATTGCAAAATGCGGTGCGAGACGGGCGGCTATTCGTGCCGCGTTTAGTGTCTTGCCTCCCCGGCGGCAATCAGCCTTTGACGATACGCGAACAAGGCGTTTATCTGGTGACCGGTGCATTCGGCGGCATGGGCTTTAAGCTAACCCAATGGTTGATCGAGAGCGGCGCCAAGCGCTTAATCTTGTTGGCGAGAACGGCACCGTCCCCGGCAGTGAAGCAAGCGCTGGACCAAGCGGCGGCGGGGGGCGTCGAGATCCATATCCAAGCCGTCGACGTCAGCGATTACGACGCTTTGCGTCGGGCGGTCGATGTACCGGGTCGGCAAGGCTTGGCCGGTATTTTCCATAGTGCCGGCGTGTTCGCCGATTGTTTGCTGCAAGACTACGATTGGCAGGTGTTCAGCAGCGTTTTTCCGGCCAAGGTGGCGGGCGCTTGGAATTTGCATAGGCTGAGTCTGGAGCTTGAAAGCTCTCCGGATTATTTCGTGCTGTTTTCTTCTTCGGCGTCGGTATTGGCCGCCGGCGGTTTGGCCAATTACGTGGCCGCCAACGCCTTTGTCGATGCCTTGGCGGCTTACCGGCGTCGGCAAAATCTGCCGGCGCACGCTATCAATTGGGGGGTCTGGCAAGATACCGGCATGGCGGCGGCGGTCAACGATATTCGCCGCCAACAATGGCAAACGATGGGCGTCAAGCCGATGGCGGCAGATACTGCATTGGCCGCGATGCGGACCGCGATCGAATCCGACGACGCCAATCTGGCGATTATCGACATCGACTTCGATCGCTATGCCGGCAACCAAGATAACGACGGTTATTTTCAAGCGCTATTGAGCCGCCGGGAACAGGGGCAGGCGACCAAGGCCGCTTCTAACGGCGGGGAGTCTATTGTGTCTTTGTTGCGGCAAAACCCCGATCGGCAACGGGAAGTCATGCTGGAGCATGTCAGTCGCTTACTCGGGTCGGTATTGGGGATTGCCGGCGACATCGACGCTAGGCGCGGATTTTTCGAGCTGGGCATGGATTCGTTGACGGCGATGGAACTGCGCAACCGCTTGCAACGCGAGTTCGAACCGCCGTTGGATGCGACCTTGACCTTTAAATATCCGACCTTGTCGGCGTTGGCGGATTATCTGTTGAGCTTGCTGGTGGATACTAGGCCCAAGCAGGAAGAGCCGAGCGCCGAGCCTGTTGCCGACGCAAAAAACGCGATAAACAGCGAGGAGCCGATATTATCCTTGGACGAACAATTAGCCGATATAGACCGGTTTTTGGAACACTTCTGA